The window GCTGGCCGCGACCGGCTGGAACCGGCACCAGCCACCGCCCGGCGGCGCGGCACGCGAGCAATGGGAGGCACTGGCCGCCCTGGTGGCGCTGGCCGAGGAGTATGCGGCGGCGCCGGAGATCCTGCCGATCGGTGAGGCCGGTCGGCTCCAGCGGGAGGTCTCGCTCTCCGCCTTCAACGACGAGCTGGCCCGCCGCGCCGAACAGCAGCACGCACCGACTGTGTCCGGAGTCACGTTGGCTTCGCTGCACTCGGCCAAAGGCCTCGAATGGGACGCGGTGTTCCTCGTCGGGCTGGCCGACGGCACCCTCCCGACGACGTACGCGAAAACGGCCGAGCAGTTGGAGGAGGAACGCCGTCTGCTCTACGTCGGGGTGACCCGCGCCCGGCACGTGCTCTGGCTGTCGTACGGCCAGTCGCGCTCCACGGGTGGCCGGCCCCGTCGCCCGTGCCGGTTCCTTCCGCAGCTCACCGGGGGTGGGCGCACCGAACCGCGGCCCGCCGAGCCGGGTCGCAAACCCGAACGCCGTCGCCCTCAGGTGTCGTTGTGCCGGATCTGCGGGGCCACCCTGCTGGCCGGCGCCGACCGCAAACTGGGCCGCTGCCCGACCTGCCCGTCCGACCTGGACGAAGACCTCTACGAACGTCTCCAGGTGTGGCGGGCCGGGACCGCCGCCGAGCTCAAAGTCCCTGCTTACGTGGTGTTCACGGATGCCACGCTGGTGGCCGTCGCGGAGCGCCGCCCGGCCGACCCGGCACAGCTCCTGGCGATCGCCGGGATCGGGCCCCGAAAACTGGGTCAGTACGGCGACGCGGTCTTCGCTCTGGTGGCCGGAGCGAGCCCAGATGATCTTGCGACGAAAAACTTTGAAAACTAGTCCGTTAATTCGTTTGCTCTCCCGTGTAGGGCAGGCATAGCCTCAGGACACGCCTTGGCGAGCAGTGGGTTCGCTGGGGTTCGACTACGAGTGCAACGCAATGGAGGAGGTGGCCCCGATGAGGATCGACATGAACATGCGCGTTCCGTCGATGCTGCTGAACCCTGCCTGCGCTCTGCCCGTTTCGCTGCCCGCCACCGCCGCCCCGGCGTGGATGGCCGCTGAGCGGACCGCTGAGCTCGTCCGGATCCTGCCGACCTCGGCAGAGTCCGTCCCGGCTCCGCAGGAGCACCAGGTCCTGGCCCAGGCCGAATTGGGCAAAGCGACCCTGGTGCGCATCGAAGGAAACAAGGGCACCACTGGCTTCAAGGGCAGCAACAGCACCATCTCCAGCAAGCGCTACACGGATGGTGATGGCGGCGCCCCGCCTCGAGGAAGGCCGGTCTGACCACAGACCACCGGCTCACCTCGAGGCCGCGGAACCCCTAACCGGGATCCGCGGCCTCGAATCATTTTCCGGCCGAACCGGCCGGATGTAAGACCTGAACAACGATCCAGAAGATCGAGAAGAAGAGAGAGGTGACCGGGCTTTATGAGTCTGGCGCTGGCCCCGATCGACATGACCGTCGACATCGAGGCAAACCTGCCCTGTCGGAAGTTCGACCCGGACATGTGGTTCTCCGACTCCCCGGCCCAGCTGGAGCTGGCCAAGTCGCTCTGCGGGGACTGCCCGCTGCGGGCCGAGTGCCTGGCCGGTGCGGTCGACCGTGCGGAGCCCTGGGGTGTCTGGGGTGGCGAGATCTTCGAGCGTGGCGCTGTCGTCCCGCGCAAGCGGCCCCGTGGCCGTCCGCGTAAGGCCGACGTCGCTCGCGACGCCGAGCTGGCTGTCGAGGTGGAAGAGCGCCTCGCCGCCAACGGTCTCGACACTCGCAGCTCGGTTCGACTGGCTGCATGAGATGACCACCCTCCCCATGACCGAGATCGAGATCCGAAAGCCGAGAACCGAGATGACTTCGAACGGAGACACCAAGATGAGACTCATCCAAGAAGCGTTGTCGAGGGCTCGAATGCCTCGGCCTCAGCGTGACCGTGCACCTGAGGCTTACCGCTCCGCTCGCCGTATCACGATGGACGCCCGCAGCCGGACGTCCCGTGAACTCGGCGCCGGACTCTGACAACCACAACAGATGAGAAACGGCCCGTCCGCCGATGCGGACGGGCCGTTCCCTTTACCCGACCTAGTTGTACGGCGCACCGGAGGCCATAGGCACTTGCTGCCGGTCGAAGTCGCAGTAGACGGTCACCAGGGTCTCATCGAGATCGGCTGGCTGCGGGATAGCCGGATTGGTCAGCTCGACCCGTTCACCCGCCGTCTTTCCCGGCCGGCACGTGTTGCGCGGCGAGTTGTCCAGGGTGCCTCCGACGATGACGCCGGATCCGTTGCGGAAGACCAACGAAACACCACGAGAAACCATGCCGGCCGGTACGCCCTGGAACACCGTCTCGCAGTTCGTCGACTCGACGTCGAACTCCACCGAGCCCAGCCCGCTCGCTTCCTTCCGCCCGCTCCCGGCGACAACCGTCGCGGTCACGTCACCGAGGCCGTTGTTGCCATTGCCACGCTCGATCCACTGACCGACCTGAACGTCGATCGAGATTGTTTTGAACTCACTCTCCCCGCGTCGCGTCGCGTCGTCGAGCAGGTTGGCATTCCCTACGGCGACCGTTCGGCCGGGCATAATCGTTGGCACCACCTGGGTACGGAAGCGCTGGTGGGAATCGTTGATCACGGACCGGCCCGACGGGTCAAGGGCGTTGAAGGTGACGAGTGTGCGGTAGGCGACCTTGGTCGTGTCGTTGCGCAGCAGCACGCCCATACTCGCCATCGGACCTCGTTGTGAATATCCCTGTTCGACGATTCGGATGCCGGACGAGTCGCCGGCGGTCGCGGGCTGGGGCGCGGTCAATCGGCACGTGGACGTGTCCGGTGGGGCGCCCTCGTCACGCGCCTGAACGACCAGGAAACTGGCCGCTGCCAGGCCCGCGACGATCAGGCCGGCGATCAGCAGCCATCTCGTTCTCATCCCTGTCGGCCTCCCCTCGCCGGCACCGCCACCCGGCTGTTCCGTCCTGCTCATGCGTTGTGGCCCAACCCGTCCGACGTCAGGATGGTTCTCGAAGTCTGATCTGCGAGTGCCGGGCGAGGGAAGGCGAACAGGTCCCGCTGGGTCGCCAGCGTCTCCGACGTCACGAGCATCGCGTCCGCAATGGCGTGTTCTCGTTCGAGAACGATGTAGGTCAGTTGATACAACGCCTGCCTGATCTGCTCCACAAGTGCCCGAGGCGTCTTGGCGTCGAACCGCACCTCCGGTCCCTTGCCGGCGAACTTGTCCAGCGCGGTGCCCGCGACCTGTGTGACTCCACCCGCCACGGTGAACGCGATCGCGGCGCCACCACTGGTCACCACACTTCCGACCGAGAGGACGGCGGCGGCCGCTGACAACCAGAAGACCTGCTGATCAGTGTCGAAACTGTTCATCGACACGAAGGCGTTGATCGCCAGATGGGCCAGCTCGTCCACGTTGTTCCGGCACTCGGTCCACAACGCCTGCTCTGCTTCGATCGCAGCCATGAGCGTGGCCACCAGGCTGAACTGCGCGGCGACACGGTCCTTCCACGGTTCCACGAACGTGTACTCGAACTGCCTGGCGGCGAAGCCCTGCCACTCGAAGACGGTCTTGCCGACGGTCTCCATGCTCGCCATCTCGAAGTTCGGCGGTATGACGACCCCGCGTGACGGGTCGAATGAGCCGCTGCCGCTCGACAATGCGCCGGCGGCGGTTCGCAGGTCTTGGTGCATCGCTTCCAGAACCTGGGGGTCAGGCAGGTTGAGGAAAGGCTCGAACAGCTCCGCCAATCCTTCGAAGTCCGCACGAAGGAACCGGATGATGTCGGCGGGTACCGGATTGCCGTCCTGCAGGGAGATGTACTGCCCATCGGCGAGGACGAATCCCTTCTCGTCGAGAGCGGCTTCCATCGCCAATTCCTCGATACGGAGGGCGTGCTGCCAGAGATCCCCGTAGCTCATGGTGTGCCGTCCGAAGCTTCGCTCGAGGTGGTCGTTTCCCGGCTCCCGGCTCGGACGATGTTCTCCTTCTGCTCGGCGATGGCCTCCGTGTTGATCCTCTCGGCCTCCTGATACTCCCGGGCCGCCATGACCAGGACATCGCCTGTCGCTTCCAGACTCTCCGCGGATTCCCGGAGCAGATCGACGGTGGTGTCCGCGAGGTACTGCCACGCTGACTTGGCTTCGCCGAAGGGGCCGCCGAGCAACTGATCGCGCCAGAGAACATCGACTTGGGTCTCA of the Actinoplanes sichuanensis genome contains:
- a CDS encoding WhiB family transcriptional regulator is translated as MSLALAPIDMTVDIEANLPCRKFDPDMWFSDSPAQLELAKSLCGDCPLRAECLAGAVDRAEPWGVWGGEIFERGAVVPRKRPRGRPRKADVARDAELAVEVEERLAANGLDTRSSVRLAA